In Rubrobacter calidifluminis, the following proteins share a genomic window:
- a CDS encoding sulfurtransferase: protein GALRGGHIPGAANVPWARAVRDDGTFKSAEELREIYEGEAHLSSGDDVIAYCRIGERSSHTWFVLKYLLGYERVRNYDGSWTEWGNAVRAPIER from the coding sequence AGGGAGCGTTGAGGGGAGGACACATCCCCGGAGCGGCGAACGTACCGTGGGCGAGGGCCGTGCGGGACGATGGCACCTTCAAGAGTGCTGAGGAGCTCAGGGAGATCTACGAGGGAGAGGCTCACCTCAGCTCAGGAGACGACGTGATAGCGTACTGCAGGATAGGGGAGCGCTCTTCTCACACTTGGTTCGTGCTCAAGTATCTGCTCGGCTACGAGCGGGTGAGGAACTACGACGGGTCCTGGACTGAGTGGGGCAATGCCGTCAGAGCGCCCATAGAGCGTTAG